Genomic DNA from Brassica rapa cultivar Chiifu-401-42 chromosome A04, CAAS_Brap_v3.01, whole genome shotgun sequence:
attatataattataaagataatatattatatagatgtcaaaaatatatatatatatatcaacatatattatataacacaaaataaaaatgacagATTCAAAAATCGTATAATAtagtccaaaaaaaattaattaagattTTATGAAACAATACCGCGCACAGCGCGGATCTGTCTCTAGTATAgagtaaaattgtaaaaataaagatTGTTATTTCTTCCCCTAAAAGTAGAGagaaaaatagcaatctctattttagaagaaGATATAACAATGGATTAAAgtcatttttcttctaaatGTTATTATAGAGTCAAAAATAGCAATGGATTGGAAATGTTCTAAACCGAAATAAATTGAAGATGATTGCTTTTGTCCTAATAAGTGCTACActtaatttgaaagaaaatcacaaaaaaaatcttcGAATAAGCAATCACTAACACTTTAaacttttaatgtttttaattaacattttaaaCCTTCAACATGACGTATATATCACGAAAAACCTTCAACTTAGCTTATTTATTCATCAAGTCAAGAATATGACCGAAACTATTCATTTACGGATCAAAAGTGATGAGGTCTcagttttttaataaaaataaataaataataagtacaAATAGATAAAATCAGAAAACTAAATACAGAGTCTACGTAAAAACCTATATTAAAATTGGATTTGTATATTATCCATTTAGGTTTTTATTACGATTTTATTAGttgacagtgtgtgttagttaatcctaataATCTTGAATGATTTTCAAAAGTCTGTTATAATTATGAAACGATCAAATCTTTGGTTGACTATTTTGTTAGCTAATAAGTGTAGAACTTTTTGAGAGtctacaaatgtagactgcagtGGAAGACGtacaaatgtagactgcagtGGAAGTTTAcgttgaaaattttattaaaaatgcttttgtgtattattcatcatttttcatgatttaattgTTTTACAGCGTGTGTTAATAAATCTTAATGGTCTTGAATGAATCTCAAAAGTTAATGTGTTAAGTAATAGGTCTATTTTTTCAGAACTAGACTTACTTATAATTCtgcttttgtatttttattgtttgaaATATACACTTGAGACATTTGGAAAGTTTTGTGATTAGTTTTACTTTTGAAACTTCTTGAAAAgtttgtatagattttcttctttcttACATGTGAGTTAGTTATTGTTTTATCTTATAGTggttttaatttattagttgaTTAGAGTATCTTGTGAAAAATTAATAgttaacaaaaattattaatatcatACAAATGAAAcacaacaaaagaaaaggatataatgtttatagattatgcatcaaaataatattttttttgtcaacaacataATCAGATTCATATTGACTCTGAAGACCAAAAGGGGAGGTCGGCATCCATGTGTACCACGAAAGACAGATGTTTCCTGGCTGTGTGTGCTAAGCTATCCGCATTTGTATTGTGTGTCTTCGATATATGAATGATTTCTgagttgagaaaactttctttCAAGATCTTGAGTTCTTCCCAGTAAATTCCAAAagctggtcattcttctggttccgaaaccatcttcatcaATAGAGAACAATCCTTTACAAATGTGACTTGAGCCTGACGTAagttcctcatacattccattgccttCGAATGTTTCCTTtggattaaaaattaattttgaagaaTGAATTCTGCCAAATTTTTTTCGTAGAATTTTTGGACTATGGTCTTAGTTGGTAAAGCTGATGACAAAGTAATACCAGTTTGCTATAGAAGCATTATGATACAAAAGCGGTATGCTCTCcaaaatgtaattaataaaaCGATTGGTAGAACAGTAATGATTCATATATAAAACTAGTATATGATATACAATTTGTTTATttctgaatatatatatatatatatatattatatttataatatatataataatctttatttttattcacaATAATgagttatatttaattatattttaattttgaaataattttattttgttttaaaaaaacattatttaaaaatagttttaacttttattttttaaaagtaataattttaaaaataaattatatatttttttaataattataatttttaaaaaaagaaagttaatattgttttgtgttattattggataaataaataaataaattaatttaaattattttaaaaatatatatgtattcaaATGCAAATGTTTTACCAAAATCTTCATATGAAATCATTGAGTAGAGATCATTTACACCAtctaaatgttttataaaattgttGATTGGATAATAAAGgatataatatttatgttaatgttctgccaatctttttttttttttacagcaataGCTATAACTAGATAAAATGTTCTGCCAATCAAACCCTATCTTTCCGGTTAATCCAgccttttatcatatttagtgtTTAAGACAATATATTTAGACGGAAAAAAGAAACGAAAATTTATTGTAGTTGAAAATACTTTGTTATATTTGATCTAGTGTAGttcttaaatatatcaattttataattgtaAATTTGACAGATTATTACGTTATTGGTATGCTCATTATTATTTTCAACGTAGCAAATTATTTAAATTGAAAAGAGAGCATTACACTTCCACAACTTATTAGGATATTCTTCCATCCAATAAGTCGGTGATCATATAATAGAATGTTAGTGTCTCAATGTGTACTGCAAGCAAAAATGAGAACAGACTTAAGAGTAGACTTTTTTATAGagtatttgtactccctacacacaacTTCCTTTCTATTTGCACTCTATACTCTATTTTCCTTCAATTTTTTTCCTCCCATTACTACCATTTTCTCCCAATTCAATGGTATCCCACTCTTTTCAGTATATTGAGTTAATTTACTCTTTTTTATATCAATCAAATAAAGTTctgcaataaataaaataaaatataccaTAGTTCGTTTATCTCTTCTTCTTGACTTTTGATATCCATTGTCAAATAAATATCTACATTTGTAATCAAGATGATCTATACCAAAAATACACAACTCACATCTTACgttttcttcctttttctgATAATCTGGAAATGAACTATTTAAATCTTATGATTTAAGATTTAAGAATTAAGATATCATGAAggagtacatatatataaactcgAAAGTACTTATGTTTTTGAGGGTTAGAACTTGGAAGTATGGATTTCACCTACTTCAAACCTTTTTTACCGCAATTTTATACTCcacaaaaaatattgatttgaaGTTCGAACAGTTTGTACTTTCGAGTTTTGAAACCATCTGAAAgaacattttatttaataaattcgACGtcccttttttcttcttttcatatatatataataaaaatattccaACGGAGAAATCGATGAGACTGGTCCCAAATCATTATTTCAGTACGAAAAAGCTAAAAGTTATAAACTCCAAATACTCATCAAAAGGATCTTTGTGCTTCAATCACAGTCGTGAGATGAAACCGTCTCCTGTGATAACATAACACAATCAATCTCTCACTCACTTCTCAGTTCTTTTGCATTACATTATACGTTACTACTAAGCAATACCCTCTTATTGATTACACAAAGATTACAAACCATAATTGTTACGCTAATCACTCCATTTTATTCATAGTTTTTGACTCAATCCGATACAAACGAGACCGATTGATTTGAGTCCAAGCTGAAGAGCGTAAAAAGGGAAACTAACCCATAGAGTATGAGGGTGTAGGCAAGTTAATGACAGTGGTCTTCACTTTGGTCATCAGATTGATGCTATTTGTCACACCTTGTGATCCTATTCCACTGTCCTTTAGTCCCTGTTAATTCCAACCCAAAAAACAAGTTAGCTAACCGGACATAACCGAGGCAGAAATTGGTCTAGAAATTTTATAAACCTGGAAAGGGAAATGGTCTGGTCCACGAGCTGGCGCAGAGTTAATCTGAACCGTTCCTGTCTCCATTGCATCACTGATCAGCATTGCCTTGTTGATGTCTTTAGTGAATACACATCCCTTCAAAAAGATGATTGTTGGGTTAGCTCCGGTTAAGTGAAATCCAATTAAACTGGACCAAATAGCCAAAAAAGTTACGTTACCTGGAGGCCAAAGTTACTAGCATTGCAATGATTAATGCCTTCCTCAACGGAACTGATCCTCAAGACAGGCAAGACAGGACCGAAAGGTTCCTCCCAAGCAATCCTCATGTCTGGTCTGACATTGTCCAAAAGCAACGGCCAAATCAAGTTGCCTTCTCTTTTATACTCTTGACAGAACGTTGCTCCTTTCTCCTTAGCATCCATCACCAATCCTTCAATGAAATTAGCCGAGGATTCCGACACCACGGCTGTAATATCGCAGTTCTCTTCAGGCGGTCCCACCGTGAGTTTCGCCACTTTAGCTTTCACTTTCTCTACAAGCTCATCAGCCACTGATTCCATCACTAAGACTACCTTAACCGCAGTGCATCTCTGCCCACTATTTAAGATATTGAAAAAACCGGTTAACGTAACGATATATCGACTGGTTAAAAAGTCCTTGTATATTTTACCTGTAGGAGAATCCTCCTTTGATGATATTGGAAGCGACTAAATCAAGATCAGCATCTTCCAGGACAATGCATGCATCTTTTCCTCCAAGTTCCATCTGAAGAGGGATCATACCAGCTTTCTTGGAGATGGAGATTCCGGTATCACCCCCGGTGAAACTGAAACCATTTATCCAAAACATAAGTAGTTAATAGTAAAATAACctttttgttgaatatatattatacctAATGCAGTTAACAGCAGGGTGCATAGTGAGGAAATCTCCAATCTCAGAGCCTTTTCCTGTGATGCAGCTAATGAGACCTTTTGGGAAACCAGCTAAGTGAAAGCAATGCACCATATGAAGGCAAGAAACAGCTCCCTAAAGAAACAGaccattaaaaatttaatgattctcaaaactttaattttaaaagtgTACAGTTTTTTATTGGTTACTTGAGTTGGAGGTTTCAGGACAAGGGAGTTTCCAGCTATCAAAGCAGGAGCAATCTTCGATACAGCGAGATTGACAGGATAGTTGAATGGAGGAATAGCCAAAACCACACCAAGAGGGATCTGCAGGTCCACAATACTTTGATCAAAACATTTATTTGTTAACTTAGATTTAGACATATGAGAGATTATATTATACCTTGGAAGTGAGGCAGTACTTGGTACGTTCATTCCCAGGGAAGCTATCAGAGAGCAGAAACTTCCCTTCACCTAAGATCCTAACACCTTCTTCAGCACAATAAGAGATCAAATCTCCAGACCTCACAACCTAAACAAACATTAGAgatctgtaaaaaaaaagaatggtttCAAATGAAAGTAAtgcatagagagagagagagagaaaaaaacctCAGTGACAGAATCTTTGGCTGGTTTAGCAATTTCCTTGACAAGAGACTCAGCAATGGGAGCTTTGTTGTCCTTGAGGATCGCAGCAGCTTTGTGAAGAAGCTCAGCTCTTTTCCAAAGAGGAGTCTTTGCCCATGACTTCTGAGCAGATTTAGCCATCTCCATCACCTTGTTCACTTCTTCTTGCGTGCATGCTGCGTTTCACAGAAACAGAACATTCACCTTATCTTAATATATCCTCTGTTTCTATTTGAAGTTATATTAAAGTAATCAAGTTCTTGTTTCATGAAGACAACAGTCAGGGGTAAATCGGTAAATTTCCCAACAAAACCTCATCTAAAATTCAAGAAGGAATGAAACGTAAGAAGACATACCTTGAACCTTGTACTGTGTCTTCCTCGTGGCAGGGTTAACGATGGCCACACTTTTACCGGAGGAAGAAGTTCTCCACTCTCCATCAGAGTAGTACTTGTAGACTTCTCCGTCTAGAATCTCTGTGAAAATTCCAGTCCCAGCCATTGATGTCTTAaaggaggaaaaaaaaaagtcaaaagaaCACAGTTTTTGTGTTGTGTTGCTTTTCTTTATGTTAAGACAGTGTCTGAATATATAAGCCAGAGAGGCAAAACAAAGAAGTCTTCTCTCCTCTGTCTCTCGCTTCTTGGGTGTTGAGAGAGTGAGGTAATTGATTAGTGGGTTTTATGAAAGGAGTGGTTAAAGAGCATGGAAGGTAGATGGATGGATATATAGATAAGTTATGTAAAAGAAAATCTAGAAAGGGTAAAAGAACAAATTGTATGGTGAGAAATGAGAATTGGAGAGTGAAGAGTTTTCTTGGTGTGATCGTTTTGTTGGGTTATTGAATAGCTTTTGGACCTACACCAACGTTTATTATGGGACTCGTGATGATAGCCACAACCATGTCTATTGATTCATACAGAAACAAACATGCATGCATATATAATTTGACTCACAAGGTCCTTTTTTTTGGAATATTCCCATTTTGAAaggtatatataattatatatatatttttttttttcttacaaatttgAAAGGTATATATATGTACACATTTATATAGaaaagttataaatatatatatatatatatatatatatattttttttttcccttgtatgacattaaatattttttttttatcttgacatgcttaattcttaattaaactaTACCCACATTATTTGTTTCTACTCAAATTTTCTGTCATAGACGTCAAAGAGTGAATTTACAAACTATTTATGGCAGATGTTTATCTGCGAAAAAATGGGTTAACGAAATCATAATAagttctttatcaaaaaaaaaagaaatcatgataagttgtataatatttttctctaaaaacgTTAAATCATATTCACATAAAGTAACGTGATAGTTATTTAAAAGTGGACCATGTCATATGTTAAAATAACACcataatttcatttatttacATACGTCATCCAGTTCTTGGCAATCTCCACTGCTTTGGCATGGGCCGCCGTTGGTGTGATCATGGGGAACTTCCAATATCGGGAAGATAGATAAGGTCTTAGTGCCTTGATTTTATCGGAAGCCTTCCAAGTTTGGTGTGCCACCTCTCCATAGAACAAAATGATgcggatttttttaaaaatcggaGTTTTGTGCAGAAATCTGGCGTTTTCTATCCATATCTAAAGTGCATTTGCTAATATTTCATAATGCCTCACCCCGTACATATCGATCTTACAAGTGTTGATATATTTCTGCAGATCTTCGCTGTGTGTTTGGCAAGATATCCCTTGCCATTACATCTCACGAAGGCATCACAAGTCGACCTTGATGCACAAGGGGTAGCTTCCACAAACGTTGATTTTCTTCTAAGGATAGAAATATGCTTTTCTAATGGTGATTGCTTATGCACAGTTGTTTAATATTCCACTCTTTTGAGTGCCAAACTATTCATTCAAATTATTGTTAATATGCATTATGTGCCTTACTATCATTGGAGATCAAGCACAAACCAACACCATGGAAGGGGAAATGGTCAATGGGGGATACTTTTGTGGTTTCTTCGAATGATCCTACTATACTCAACTCAAAAGATCGAATCAGTGTTAAGGGAAGACGCGACCAATTACTTATGTTTATGAATTTTATGTGATATGTCTCTTTATACAACATTTGATCACATcctattttatgaaattttatctattaaaacataaatcacAACTTTcctcatgtgtgattttttaagttGGACTATTTCCTAGATAGGTACTAGAATGAATTTTTCTATTTGCAAAATAATATCATAACAATAACTTTGATTGCATTTTTAGTCTTTTCTTTCCCTAAACAACTAATTAaaagtattgatattattaaaagtataaaaatatattaaaaagaatttaaaagatttattattataattaaaagattttttttaataaatctgtattttatttagttaaaagatttttaatcttttgaaactaaaaatattttgaaattgagaaatataacttttaacaaaattctgaaaaaaatattttaaaagtctttcagaatcatttaaaaattcATTTCCGAAAGTAattaattcaaattttaatgatcataaactataattagaaactaatttttttttttagttttgatttataatcgaaaatttaaaattatataaattatttaaaattatattttaatgataataaaaaaaattaaatggttAATTTTCAGAAATACATTTTACAAAGATTTGGGTAGAACGATCCATttctatttcaaataaaaacaattaccCAACTTGGTGTTATTTCAAGTAATTTCTCTAATAAGATCTTTactacaaaattattttgttgtACAATGTATTATAGTCTCTTAGAAAAAACGTTTTTTGTTGTCTTTAACAATATCTCAAAAAAGCAATTCTCTATTATATAGgtctatttaaatttatttccataaattttaaatttagaaataaagcaaaaaaatatgtaaattagtaatgttatataataatgttttaaaaataaattttgctacaaaaattaaaattttatagtaataatatataaaccaaataaACATAGAAATTATagagttataaaatatatatataacactaaattacattaaattattgataaatttgttatataaactaaaatattttagtatagagagaaaaaatatgtatagatgtgcggatcaagatctactataatgtttattttaaaagtccTACGTTTGGTTTGGATTCCGAGTCATCAGTAATGTATGTGATGGATCTCTTCTAGCATCTTATGAGAATTGCTTAAAgcaattaatatacaaaaataacaaagatgaaataaatttaaatgaatgaaagaaaaaatttaaaatatataagaactaACATATAGCAAGTTAAATAGACGAATTAATGATTCATATATTAAGTAATAAATAATGACATTCACATAACtttagttaaaaatatgattataaaaacaaattactaataaagaaaataaaaatgtgagATTACcaagtaatatataatattatcacgaaaattaaaatattataaatatgtattactaatattactatttttaataaaatattatagacaAGTATATTAGAATCTAACTAAAATTTGGTATTGTGTTTCATGTGGAATTTTCTTTTTAGTGGTAGACCAATTATCTTTATAAGTTGTATGAAATTGAAAACAGCTACACGAAAATGAAACAAATgtggtttttaaaaaatttagattcGGAAACCTTTTGAAAATgcctatatatatatggttgcCAAGTTGTGAATTCAATTTTTCATTTGTTtggtttatcaaaaaaaaagaaaatcaagtaATAGAAGTCTTATTTTTTCTAAAGTTTTAATCCAGGTCATATTATTAtacataaatgataataaacaccaaaagataatattaaatattttatttaatggtAAGCATATGAAAATTAATCATTAAACATCAGATAATAAGTAGGTATTTCTTGCTTTTACAAATCAGAATCGTAAGTTTAAAATGGAAACTTATATTTTCATCCGCttcgaaaatatatatttttaaggaaAGTGGTTGCCAATCCGTTTCCACGCATTTTCAAGAGATTTTGTCTTTCATCgtatttcgaaaaaaaaatttttaatatGTCGCCAATACGTTTCCACGCATTTTCAAATGATTTCGATTTCAAAACGTTTACGAAATAGGAAACGGGCTTTAACAGAGTTTTTATTCAACGTAGATTATAAATTAGTAAATTGACGAAATGGCAAAGAAAAAAACGATGACACTGGATGATGCCAAAAGCGGTTTTGGAACTGGAAGTTGTTGTTTGGTTCAAGGCCTTACACGTTTTATTTGtctctttaattttattatgatgTCGTGTTCATAATTATAATTTTCAGTTTAGATAAACTGATGAATTTTGAATCGTTATCACTATATTTTTAATGAAGTAAGAAACTTGCGTAGCATTTAAATAAAAGTGTAAAAACAAATGAgtttcgaccaaaaaaaaaaagcagatgaGTTAAAAATGTTCGGTCTTTACGTTATTTTTAAGTCCCTACCCCAAGATGTCAAAAAAAGTCCCTACCCCAATTCGAAAATTTAAGTGACGTACGGCTGTGAGTGCGAAGTTTTTGTCCAGAGTTCGTTATCTTCTTTGGCCATAACGATTGACGATAAGATCTCATTATACATTCACACactatcttctttttttttttttttttgataactctggTATCTGGGCAGCCACATTCCCAACTATCCCCCGAAAGGGGTCCAGCGCCCCAACGGAAGGGATGTTAAATCCGTTGTGGCCAAGACTCGAACCCGGGTGGCGGGCAATACAGCTGtacctcctttaccaccaagCTACGAGCGCTTGGTTACACACTATCTTCTTTTTACTCTTCTTCTTTCTGTTTGCTAAACATTCATACACTAtcttgaatatatgtatatacagtATTGCCTTACATAGCTAAATGTCTCTTCAAATTTTCTGGATATTTAAGTTGATGATGGAAAAGACTACTGCTCTCCCGTTTTTATAAGATGGCGTTCtaaaggatttttttttgttttaaagtaGTTGACGTTTGAAAAAAGTATATCTAGATACAAAAACTGGTCAGACTTTTAACGGTCCAGATACTTAACctcttttaatttttacttgGAAATTAAATGTCTCTCcacaattaaattttttatttggtaAGCTATATCCGAACTTTATCCATAGCCAAAATTTTGAAGACACGTTGTATACAATGTGATACACAGTGTAATATTTGTGGAACGGAGGAGAAATCAATAAACCAATAACCTTGGTGTTTTTCCTACATCTTCCATATTTtcgaataattttttttgttataaaaacttCCAAAAGGTTATAATTTCACCTATTTTCCATAGATTTGTGTTATATTTGGAAAATCGGATAAttcttttaaaaagaaatagaaatcCACAAGAGATTTTGAGTGTAGCGAAAAAGAGGGTGTAATAAATATGGTGTGAAGCGCAAATTAAAGTATCAAAATTTACAGAGGAGGCTCTTGAGTTATCAATTGAGTTATATAAGAAGATGCTACATTGATGGAGCATGTAATGAAACTGATACTATTTCAGGTCAAAGTTGGTTCTTCAGTAGTGTAGACTCAGATAGTCAGATTATAAGATCTATAAAATGAAGGACGCACAATATTCATAACActtatcaaaaacaaaaaaacaatattcataAGGAATGTCATATGTGCATATAATTCTCATTTTTCTATAAatgtcttttatttatttatttctaaatgTAAATGTCTTTTAGTTTGATACTTATGTCTTGGTCTTTGAAACCAACGTTAGAAACTTGAAATGGATCTACAACAAATATTCACTGatatatcatataaattttGCTGGAAAACTAATGGGCAATTGGGAAGGTGAAGAGATGGGAAGAAAGGTAGATGAGAAATCTCATCACATAATTTTTGGTAGTTCAGAAGATCGAGGAACCACAAATTCATTCGGATAACGAAAGAGGAAAAAAACGTGCAGAGTGATTAATTCACAGGACCACAAAAACCATAACATAACATCAATATCCCCACAAGCCACACCAAATTGGTACTAATCAACCACTCTTGAATTAACCCTGGGAACAAACCATAGCCTTagaattttttgtttagtttgtgAGTGACTAATGATGAAAAGATAAAACTACATTTTTTGGCTTATGAGTGGTTAGCGTTATAATTCAATTTAAAGCATACTGCTTTTATAGTTCTCTAGATAATTTCTAATAATCTTATTTCAAACAATAGTGAAGTGTATTCATATATCAAAACTGAAATTGGTTTaaaagatttttgttttaaacttgTTACTTAAAAAACGTAAAATAATCTTAATCGGTTTAACTAAATATGAGATTACACCTAGGTTTTGTCGAGGTGTGGATTCATGTATGTGAGTCTAAGTTCAATCACTCATCTTTctgtattaaaattttatttggtagTTTATTATTAGACAAGTTTAGACTTGaccaaaaaagaataataatttCATTACTAATGAAAAATTTAACATGACAAAATTAATCGTGCATAGGACATGTGGTTTAGTATCTGAAATAGGTTTGATTGTGCCGCTAGTTCGATTTCTGTTGAGAAGGGTAGTTTACGGCATGTTTACCTTCGGAAATAAAGAATTATTTGGGCCAAAAGTCCATACACCTTatagttaataaaataataatgtaacCTTCATTTTTGGAATAATAACTCAACTTAAATAAGAGTAAAAAGTATATGGACTATGAAAAAGAGATTAAAACCTCATCTCTCTCATTTTTACAGCAATAATATTTTcactttcatatttttcttctttcttctttaattTTTGAATCTAAGAAGACAACACACCTATTAGAttgattaatttatatttttaaatgctACAAAATAGTGGATTGTGCGGTTGTACCATAATTTATTCTTGCGTTAAAACGTCCAAATATacgaaaaataattaaagaaatgaagaaaaaggTGTTTCATCTCTAGATAATTCATTCTTCACCTATCAGTTTTGggaattaattatatatatttctatattattcaaatttgtATCAACTTTCTATTGTAATTATTAAGTTTTAGCATATTATAAAACTATGATAATCATGATTTAACACTTGTGAATTGACTTTCATGCATTGGCGtaaaatgtttcattttcatttgTATTTACTATTTAGAAATAAATCTTACcaccacttttcattttatcTAACGGTTATAATTAGAAAATCAGTCCCTCAATGCATTCGCATCCCCTTTTTAATTTACTCCTTTTTAGTGTACTTTTAAAAAAAGctgctttctttttttctcctaagggcatctccaatggaactctattttttcctctataatttacacaaaaatagagtaactctattatagtgtaacttttgctctaatggtgttactctataatagagttactctattataaagtgaaatatagaggaatgtcatattttactctatatttggagtgaaaaagtgacattcctctatattttactctataatagagtaacaccattggagcaaaagttacactataatagagttactctatttttgtgtaaattatagaggaaaaaatagagtccccttggagatggtctaagcgAGTCATTGACATGTCATGTTCATTATCATCAAAACATATGTACAAGAATGAAGCATTATCATGGGGTTTGCACTATCGTTAGTCATTTGTCTCTCTCAACCGGCCTCGTAGGATTATGTGACTATGCAACTTTGATTAACCTATTTTCTTCTCAAGTGAGTCatgttttcaattaattttcattaatttttacaaaaaattacaTGTAAACATTGTTTCCTAATATCCCACAGGATTACAGTATTGAAAGCCTCAGATCAGCACGATCtgcataataataaaataaccaAAGAAATCAACTACTAAACAACTGTAGCCATGTAGAGAGAAAGGTTAGTATTGTTGGCCGGTTCCTATGAGCTCGCGATAGAGAATCAAGCTTGGCCCTAAGAGTAAGTTGAACATTCAAACT
This window encodes:
- the LOC103864532 gene encoding NADP-dependent glyceraldehyde-3-phosphate dehydrogenase, which produces MAGTGIFTEILDGEVYKYYSDGEWRTSSSGKSVAIVNPATRKTQYKVQACTQEEVNKVMEMAKSAQKSWAKTPLWKRAELLHKAAAILKDNKAPIAESLVKEIAKPAKDSVTEVVRSGDLISYCAEEGVRILGEGKFLLSDSFPGNERTKYCLTSKIPLGVVLAIPPFNYPVNLAVSKIAPALIAGNSLVLKPPTQGAVSCLHMVHCFHLAGFPKGLISCITGKGSEIGDFLTMHPAVNCISFTGGDTGISISKKAGMIPLQMELGGKDACIVLEDADLDLVASNIIKGGFSYSGQRCTAVKVVLVMESVADELVEKVKAKVAKLTVGPPEENCDITAVVSESSANFIEGLVMDAKEKGATFCQEYKREGNLIWPLLLDNVRPDMRIAWEEPFGPVLPVLRISSVEEGINHCNASNFGLQGCVFTKDINKAMLISDAMETGTVQINSAPARGPDHFPFQGLKDSGIGSQGVTNSINLMTKVKTTVINLPTPSYSMG